One region of Demequina sp. TMPB413 genomic DNA includes:
- a CDS encoding FtsK/SpoIIIE domain-containing protein — MSLKISTTRGDGTTALLSVSAGADTTVREVAEFVLGADPSRNAALRPADPTLEVTARSAGAVAGGRVVDPEMDIASSGIRSGDHVEVVSAAKASQTAASGPVATVTVVSGADAGATFALRAGSNVIGRDPDVAVHLSDPLASKRHARIIAGDTLEIADMGSTNGVLLGDTFVTRATLLPGDRVSIGDTVLEIAVSQRTVEAIPTTPSVQFTRSPRVVPPLPDDTHELPEPPTKPQPRSFPRVALVAPVVLGLSMYLVTGRLLSLIFVAMSPIMIVGGFFDNRYNQRKQSAAKLEEFRADAVAADRRLSEAQERERQVRLAYAPSTDEIVASVRTLGPLLWTHRTEHDAFLTVRVGLGTVPSSLELTKPSPRDAVADSWEVVDELADRFATIDRVPVTANLRVSGGLGIVGDDDAAAAVARSVMAQVAGLHSPIECIVTAFVSPTQSNRWQWLEWLPHTSSPVSPIETDHVVRTRAGAQALLSGLEALVAARTRSDIGTYVPQLRGREKSTGGDDETPTTPSVVVLVEDSAPADRRRLIRLAEKGADVNVHVVWVAPTRTALPAACRSFVEWGADGNATVGHVRRGGSDDPVQCETLSIETASDIGRRLACVEDVGAVVDGNADIPPSVSYLELHGFEALEPGHHEQRWRHDASGAGKLFSLRALVGHAGDEPFYLDLKTQGPHALVGGTTGAGKSEFLQSWILGMAAAYSPERVTFLYVDYKGGSAFADCVKLPHSVGLVTDLTPHLVDRALASLRAELHYRERLLAAHGAKDLETLVKQGGGDAPPSLVIVIDEFAALVQEVPAFVDGVVDVAQRGRSLGLHLIMATQRPAGVIKDNLRANTNLRIALRMADEADSADILGVPTAAHMDPGLPGRAMARMGPGRLATFQSAYAGAHSVPGGNRATIQARELAMGAGGAWELPRDARAVKADGEPDAGRVVTALVGASALLEIPEPRRPWLDELAETYSLSDVSKRADGALAFGLVDDPSRQAQYPAVHHPDRDGNLVVFGGSGSGKSTTLRSLAIGATLARDIAPVHIYGLDAASGGLDMLRPLPNVADVVDADDDERVGRMLKRLAGIVEERTQLFSGARAADLTEYRAVSGDRGMPRIMLLVDGYGTFQSEYMHDVPRQGSFDAFRDILTEGRAAGVHVALTVDRVGAMHTSIQSLVSRSIVLRMNDENQYGMLGLRTTGFTPQSPAGRAIDLATRQEMQVAVLGGIGRLDEQARQVERLAEKIPARPEWRAEPIPRMPSMVEASTMPATVDGLPVLGIDSATLAPRGFGIDRSFMIAGSAGSGRSSAVAWLATSIRRAQPERKIVLLSQRRSANADLSVWTSAFVGPQAAEQLTAEMGPALEQPAEGDGGVVVFIESVQDFGASMSDGPIVQLLKGARRNGHVVIGEADTQGWTTGQMVSDLKGTRRGLILAPEGPDVQMLFGASGPRLNRALTPPGRGFWIESGKVAVVQIPWVDGEFSPDSGDALALAGSDG; from the coding sequence ATGAGCCTCAAGATCAGTACCACTCGCGGCGACGGCACCACGGCGTTGCTGTCCGTGTCGGCGGGAGCCGACACGACCGTGCGCGAGGTTGCCGAGTTCGTGCTGGGCGCCGATCCGAGCCGCAACGCCGCGCTGAGGCCTGCCGATCCGACGCTCGAGGTCACCGCCAGATCAGCTGGCGCCGTGGCGGGTGGCCGCGTTGTCGACCCCGAGATGGACATTGCATCGTCGGGCATCCGCTCGGGCGACCACGTGGAAGTGGTCTCGGCAGCGAAGGCCTCGCAGACCGCCGCCTCCGGCCCCGTCGCGACCGTCACCGTCGTCTCAGGCGCCGACGCTGGGGCCACCTTCGCCTTGCGCGCGGGCTCGAACGTCATCGGCCGCGACCCCGACGTCGCCGTCCACTTGTCGGACCCGCTCGCATCGAAGCGCCACGCCCGCATCATCGCGGGAGACACCCTCGAGATCGCCGACATGGGCTCGACCAACGGAGTGTTGTTGGGTGACACCTTCGTCACGCGCGCCACGCTGCTTCCTGGCGACAGGGTGTCGATCGGCGACACGGTGCTGGAGATCGCGGTCTCCCAGCGCACCGTCGAGGCGATCCCGACCACGCCTTCTGTTCAGTTCACCCGTTCGCCCCGCGTGGTGCCCCCGCTGCCGGACGACACTCACGAACTGCCGGAGCCGCCCACCAAGCCGCAGCCACGCTCGTTCCCGCGCGTGGCACTGGTCGCGCCAGTGGTGCTCGGACTGTCCATGTACTTGGTGACGGGAAGACTGCTGTCGCTCATCTTTGTCGCGATGAGCCCCATCATGATCGTTGGCGGCTTCTTCGACAATCGCTACAACCAGCGCAAGCAGTCGGCCGCCAAGCTGGAGGAGTTCAGGGCAGACGCCGTCGCCGCCGACCGTCGGCTGAGCGAGGCCCAGGAGAGGGAGCGTCAGGTGCGCCTCGCGTACGCGCCTTCCACCGATGAGATCGTCGCGTCGGTCAGGACGCTCGGCCCGCTGTTGTGGACGCACCGCACGGAGCACGACGCGTTCCTCACCGTCAGGGTGGGCCTCGGGACGGTTCCCAGTTCGCTCGAGCTCACGAAGCCCTCTCCTCGCGATGCCGTCGCGGACTCGTGGGAGGTTGTCGACGAACTTGCAGACCGCTTTGCCACGATCGATCGGGTCCCTGTCACCGCGAACCTGAGGGTCTCGGGCGGCCTAGGCATCGTCGGCGACGACGACGCGGCGGCCGCGGTCGCGCGCTCCGTCATGGCGCAAGTCGCAGGCCTGCACTCGCCGATCGAGTGCATCGTCACCGCCTTTGTCTCGCCGACGCAGAGCAACAGGTGGCAATGGCTTGAATGGTTGCCCCACACGTCGTCGCCGGTGTCGCCCATCGAGACGGACCACGTGGTGCGTACGAGGGCAGGTGCTCAGGCGCTTCTGAGCGGGCTCGAGGCCCTTGTCGCCGCGCGCACGCGCTCCGACATCGGCACGTATGTACCGCAACTTCGTGGCCGGGAGAAGTCCACTGGGGGCGACGACGAGACGCCGACCACGCCTTCCGTGGTGGTGCTTGTTGAGGACTCAGCCCCCGCCGACCGTCGGCGCTTGATCCGGCTCGCCGAAAAGGGCGCAGACGTGAATGTGCACGTGGTCTGGGTGGCGCCGACGCGCACTGCCCTGCCCGCTGCATGCCGATCCTTTGTCGAGTGGGGCGCGGACGGCAACGCGACCGTTGGTCACGTGCGACGGGGAGGATCCGACGACCCCGTCCAATGCGAGACGCTTTCTATTGAGACCGCCAGCGACATTGGCCGCAGGCTCGCGTGTGTGGAAGACGTGGGTGCCGTGGTGGACGGCAACGCCGACATCCCGCCGTCCGTGTCGTACCTGGAACTGCACGGCTTCGAGGCCCTGGAACCGGGCCACCACGAACAGCGCTGGCGTCACGATGCCTCCGGGGCGGGCAAACTCTTCTCGTTGCGTGCCCTCGTGGGGCATGCTGGCGACGAGCCGTTCTACCTCGACCTCAAGACCCAAGGGCCGCACGCGCTGGTCGGCGGCACCACAGGTGCAGGAAAGTCGGAGTTCCTGCAGTCGTGGATCCTGGGCATGGCGGCCGCGTACAGCCCTGAACGCGTCACGTTCCTATATGTCGATTACAAGGGCGGGTCAGCCTTCGCCGATTGTGTGAAGTTGCCCCACTCCGTCGGCCTGGTCACCGACCTGACCCCGCACTTGGTGGACCGCGCGCTCGCGTCCCTCAGGGCCGAGCTGCATTATCGCGAACGGCTGTTGGCCGCCCATGGCGCCAAGGACCTCGAGACGCTCGTGAAGCAGGGCGGGGGAGACGCCCCGCCCAGCCTGGTGATCGTGATCGACGAGTTCGCCGCCCTTGTCCAGGAGGTTCCCGCGTTCGTCGACGGGGTCGTGGACGTGGCCCAACGTGGGCGCTCGCTGGGCCTGCACCTGATCATGGCGACGCAGCGTCCCGCTGGCGTCATCAAGGACAACCTGCGAGCCAACACCAACCTGCGCATCGCGTTGCGCATGGCCGACGAGGCGGATTCCGCCGACATTCTCGGCGTGCCGACCGCCGCGCACATGGACCCAGGCCTGCCTGGGCGCGCGATGGCGCGCATGGGTCCCGGTCGCCTGGCGACCTTCCAATCGGCATACGCCGGAGCGCATTCGGTTCCGGGCGGCAACAGGGCGACCATCCAGGCACGGGAGCTCGCCATGGGTGCCGGCGGTGCGTGGGAACTGCCGCGCGATGCCAGGGCCGTCAAGGCGGACGGTGAGCCAGACGCAGGACGCGTCGTCACCGCCCTGGTGGGAGCGTCGGCGCTGCTTGAGATCCCCGAGCCCAGGCGTCCGTGGCTCGATGAACTCGCCGAAACCTACTCGCTGTCGGACGTCTCCAAGCGTGCCGATGGTGCCCTCGCCTTCGGACTCGTTGACGACCCCTCACGCCAGGCGCAGTACCCCGCCGTTCATCACCCAGACCGCGACGGCAACCTCGTCGTGTTCGGCGGCTCCGGCTCCGGAAAGTCGACCACGCTGCGCAGCCTCGCCATCGGCGCGACCCTGGCTCGCGACATCGCCCCTGTCCATATCTATGGCCTCGACGCCGCCAGCGGCGGCCTTGACATGCTGCGGCCCCTGCCCAACGTCGCCGACGTGGTTGACGCCGATGACGACGAGCGCGTCGGCCGCATGCTGAAGCGCCTCGCCGGCATCGTTGAGGAGCGCACCCAGCTGTTCTCGGGAGCGAGGGCTGCCGACCTCACCGAGTACAGGGCGGTCTCTGGCGACAGGGGCATGCCGCGCATCATGCTGCTCGTGGACGGCTACGGCACGTTCCAGTCCGAGTACATGCACGACGTTCCACGCCAAGGTTCCTTCGACGCGTTCAGGGACATCCTGACTGAGGGGCGTGCGGCTGGAGTGCACGTGGCACTCACGGTTGACCGCGTGGGCGCGATGCACACGTCGATTCAGTCGCTCGTGTCCCGCTCGATCGTGCTGCGCATGAACGACGAGAACCAGTACGGGATGCTCGGGTTGCGCACGACCGGATTCACGCCGCAGTCGCCCGCGGGACGCGCGATCGACCTGGCCACTCGCCAGGAGATGCAGGTCGCCGTGCTCGGCGGCATCGGGCGCCTTGACGAGCAGGCGCGTCAGGTGGAGCGCCTCGCGGAGAAGATCCCGGCGCGTCCGGAGTGGCGCGCGGAGCCGATTCCGCGCATGCCCTCGATGGTGGAGGCGTCGACCATGCCGGCCACCGTGGACGGGCTGCCTGTCCTTGGCATCGACTCGGCCACGCTGGCGCCGCGCGGTTTCGGGATCGACCGGTCCTTCATGATCGCGGGTTCGGCGGGCTCCGGCCGGTCGTCGGCCGTCGCGTGGCTCGCGACGTCGATCCGGCGTGCGCAGCCTGAGCGCAAGATCGTCCTGCTCAGCCAGCGTCGGTCTGCGAATGCAGACCTCAGCGTGTGGACGTCGGCCTTTGTGGGCCCGCAAGCGGCAGAACAACTCACTGCCGAGATGGGGCCAGCTCTCGAGCAGCCTGCCGAAGGGGACGGCGGTGTGGTGGTCTTCATCGAGAGCGTCCAGGACTTCGGCGCCTCGATGAGCGACGGCCCAATCGTGCAACTTCTTAAGGGCGCACGACGCAACGGTCACGTGGTCATCGGCGAGGCCGACACCCAGGGCTGGACCACCGGGCAAATGGTGTCCGATCTCAAGGGAACCAGGCGCGGGCTGATCCTTGCGCCTGAGGGTCCGGACGTACAGATGCTCTTCGGAGCGTCAGGGCCGAGGCTCAACAGGGCACTCACGCCACCTGGACGCGGCTTCTGGATCGAGTCGGGAAAGGTCGCCGTCGTGCAGATCCCGTGGGTGGATGGGGAGTTCTCCCCAGATTCGGGCGATGCGCTGGCGCTGGCAGGGAGCGACGGCTAG
- a CDS encoding WXG100 family type VII secretion target, with protein MANLNVTYDDLRVSADQLTSGQGDIDNRLMELKAYIDNLVSEGYVTTASSGAFQEQYTQFTESAKSTISALEGLSQFLRSAADALQQTDESLASSIRGQ; from the coding sequence ATGGCAAATCTCAATGTGACGTATGACGACCTTCGCGTGTCGGCGGACCAGCTCACCTCGGGCCAGGGCGACATCGACAACCGCCTGATGGAACTCAAGGCGTACATCGACAACCTGGTGTCAGAGGGCTACGTGACCACCGCGTCGTCCGGTGCTTTCCAGGAGCAGTACACGCAGTTCACCGAGTCGGCCAAGTCGACCATCTCCGCCCTTGAGGGCCTGAGCCAGTTCCTGCGCTCCGCAGCCGACGCGCTGCAGCAGACGGACGAGTCGCTCGCGAGCTCCATCCGCGGTCAGTAA
- a CDS encoding DUF3137 domain-containing protein, with amino-acid sequence MGTTSESQAARRRGGRRALAELCGGLGGLVAALVIAAAPVIGAIGSLSVPLRLAVALAVLAVGVAGWGAASAVVRWAKRPLVGPFAEQIVEHASAGRGSALESSSEWARGWSGGVLMLSNSVQVGPALVRKHFFEDVVGVLRVVMPGANGEAEIVSPVAMGSLPKQAGCFDLFGPAVPDDVMEASLGVTVDPDQWGLPRGWRVRAERAAASAEVLTPALARALATLDEPSAVVRIDRERYAAWCMSGSHEASLEDWVMHGARLGEALSHGEARELQMASLRLGEARPLSPDDGTDASTGHLRATSIARRRWKFVVAFAGFIAAESLVVLGVSSWMSSGSDGSVTSAVAVPGVLAVGAAGVTLWARRRVSALARRHSAVAEQVAQVALRRGLDFRARPASGAGYWSRTLFSRVRDLTAAPVAEGVLGDVRGGAIYLEGDYGTPVLAMKAFSSRVVWAELPRALEPVDFVPERMSDALAKLLGGRDVDVESYGFNRRWRVKATDEREAHGILQPRMIDFLNSVEGRSVAFHVDGERVLIWDDGADEDVDLDARLTLLQGFIDRLPGHLRS; translated from the coding sequence ATGGGCACCACGAGTGAGTCGCAGGCTGCTCGACGACGGGGCGGTCGCCGAGCCTTAGCGGAGTTGTGTGGAGGACTCGGGGGCCTCGTCGCCGCGCTCGTCATCGCCGCGGCCCCCGTCATCGGTGCGATCGGGAGCCTTTCGGTTCCGCTGCGACTCGCCGTTGCTCTCGCCGTTCTTGCTGTCGGCGTCGCTGGCTGGGGCGCCGCGTCGGCGGTGGTGCGTTGGGCCAAGCGACCTCTCGTTGGCCCATTTGCGGAACAAATTGTGGAGCATGCAAGCGCAGGCCGTGGTTCTGCCCTGGAGTCCAGTTCCGAATGGGCGAGGGGCTGGAGTGGTGGGGTGTTGATGCTGAGCAACTCCGTCCAGGTGGGCCCAGCATTGGTACGCAAGCACTTCTTCGAGGACGTCGTCGGAGTCCTTCGCGTCGTGATGCCGGGGGCCAACGGCGAGGCCGAGATCGTCAGCCCCGTGGCGATGGGCTCTCTTCCCAAGCAGGCCGGATGCTTTGACCTCTTCGGTCCAGCGGTTCCCGACGACGTGATGGAGGCGTCGCTGGGCGTCACCGTCGACCCTGACCAGTGGGGCCTTCCCCGGGGGTGGCGCGTTCGTGCTGAACGGGCTGCCGCATCCGCCGAGGTCCTGACCCCCGCGTTGGCCCGGGCGCTCGCCACGCTTGATGAGCCGTCCGCAGTCGTGAGGATTGACCGAGAACGCTATGCGGCATGGTGCATGTCGGGTTCGCATGAAGCATCCCTTGAAGACTGGGTGATGCACGGCGCGCGTTTGGGCGAGGCGCTATCGCACGGTGAGGCTCGCGAACTGCAGATGGCCTCTCTGCGGCTCGGGGAAGCACGACCGCTGAGCCCCGACGACGGTACCGATGCCTCGACTGGGCATCTTCGTGCGACGAGCATCGCCCGTCGGCGCTGGAAGTTCGTCGTGGCATTCGCTGGATTCATCGCGGCGGAGTCTCTCGTGGTGCTGGGAGTCTCGTCCTGGATGTCGAGCGGGAGCGACGGGAGCGTGACCAGCGCAGTGGCAGTGCCTGGGGTGCTCGCAGTCGGTGCGGCAGGGGTGACTCTGTGGGCGCGTCGGCGCGTGTCGGCGCTGGCGCGTCGCCACAGCGCGGTGGCAGAGCAGGTTGCGCAGGTGGCGTTGCGTCGGGGACTCGACTTCCGCGCGCGTCCAGCATCCGGCGCTGGGTACTGGAGCCGCACGCTGTTTAGTCGAGTCCGCGACCTCACCGCAGCGCCGGTGGCCGAGGGCGTTCTTGGTGACGTAAGGGGCGGAGCCATCTACCTCGAGGGTGACTATGGCACGCCAGTGCTTGCAATGAAAGCCTTCTCATCCAGAGTGGTGTGGGCGGAACTCCCGCGCGCGCTTGAACCCGTCGACTTCGTCCCTGAGCGCATGTCCGATGCTCTGGCCAAGCTCCTGGGTGGCCGAGATGTGGACGTGGAGTCGTATGGCTTCAACAGACGGTGGAGGGTCAAGGCGACTGACGAGCGTGAGGCCCACGGCATTCTTCAGCCCCGCATGATCGACTTCCTGAACTCAGTCGAGGGCCGCAGCGTCGCATTTCACGTCGATGGCGAGCGCGTTCTGATCTGGGACGACGGTGCTGACGAAGACGTCGACCTCGACGCGCGGCTGACGCTCCTGCAGGGCTTTATCGATCGACTTCCAGGGCACCTACGCTCATGA
- a CDS encoding DUF3137 domain-containing protein: MASLLLAAIATIAAPVLGALALYRVGEAWLGDESLSGALPVAGAALAANAALVVLVWAAGWQDRWRLRTRAASGIGKGARARRREAARREKFRAERPDYLSIPSRVRRRWMWTYLLCLIYAGVPAVSVPVAIVGLDMFSGSEPFLAAIRGERFTDGDHLVLTGLLAIAALFWLSLSRLAYLKFNRIDRRHHRVADQVRALATARGWVYDNEDTEDAKLDETWTAAPFSRVIGLTAMPRAHPTPQARGAGAAWLEGDFGHDLLPYRSFTSRVVWADLPRALQAVDFVPERISDAVFTLLGGRDVDVESYDFNRRWRVKATDEREAHGILQPRMIDFLNSVEDPAVAFHVDGERVLIWDDSKDEDVDLDARVSLLEAFIDRLPGHLR, from the coding sequence ATGGCGTCGCTGTTGCTGGCCGCGATCGCCACCATCGCTGCGCCGGTGCTGGGAGCCCTCGCCCTCTACCGGGTGGGCGAGGCTTGGCTAGGCGACGAGAGCCTCTCAGGCGCCCTCCCCGTTGCGGGAGCCGCGCTAGCCGCGAACGCCGCGTTGGTCGTCCTCGTGTGGGCCGCGGGTTGGCAGGACCGCTGGAGGCTCCGGACGCGTGCAGCCTCCGGCATAGGCAAGGGCGCTCGCGCGCGTCGCCGTGAGGCCGCTCGCAGAGAGAAGTTCAGGGCCGAACGGCCCGACTATCTCAGCATTCCGAGTCGAGTCCGGCGCCGCTGGATGTGGACCTATCTGCTATGCCTGATCTATGCGGGAGTACCTGCTGTCAGCGTGCCGGTCGCCATCGTGGGGCTGGACATGTTCAGCGGATCTGAGCCGTTCCTGGCTGCGATCAGGGGCGAGCGTTTTACGGACGGCGACCACCTCGTTTTGACGGGCCTCTTGGCGATCGCCGCGCTGTTCTGGCTGTCGCTCTCACGGCTCGCCTACCTGAAGTTCAACCGGATTGATCGCCGGCACCATCGAGTCGCCGACCAGGTGCGTGCGCTCGCGACAGCGCGGGGTTGGGTTTACGACAACGAAGACACTGAAGACGCCAAGCTCGACGAGACCTGGACCGCAGCCCCATTCAGTCGTGTGATCGGACTGACCGCGATGCCCCGCGCTCATCCCACGCCGCAAGCGCGCGGGGCCGGTGCCGCGTGGCTTGAAGGCGACTTTGGGCACGACCTGTTGCCGTATCGGTCATTCACCTCGCGCGTGGTGTGGGCGGACCTGCCGCGCGCGCTTCAGGCGGTGGATTTCGTTCCCGAGCGCATCTCAGATGCGGTGTTCACGCTCCTGGGTGGCCGGGACGTGGACGTGGAGTCGTATGACTTCAACCGCCGGTGGAGGGTGAAGGCGACAGACGAGCGTGAGGCCCACGGCATTCTTCAGCCGCGCATGATCGACTTCTTGAACTCCGTGGAGGACCCTGCGGTCGCCTTTCACGTCGACGGCGAGCGAGTGCTGATCTGGGACGACAGCAAGGACGAAGACGTGGACCTCGACGCCAGAGTCTCGCTCCTCGAGGCGTTCATCGACAGGCTGCCTGGCCACCTACGCTAG
- a CDS encoding ABC transporter permease — MSTAANEAAHPSWMSMAVDRMRVELKEFLRSREQMIFIFLFPMMLLVLFGSIFGEQTVGDPPPGQPAVTFSQYFLAGMIATGILNTGFQSLAITISIDRDADVLKRIYSTPLPATAYFAGKLAQVVLVSLVQIAILVGLGVALYDVTLPAESGPWLTFAWVFLLGTAASVVLGIATSSLLRNAKAASAILTPVVLVLQFTSGVFFVYTQLSSGLQQFAALFPLKWLAQGMRSVFLPDYFAEQEVAGSWEHPMTAVVLAAWFVIGLVVSVRTFRWMRPEDS; from the coding sequence ATGAGCACGGCGGCCAACGAGGCGGCGCATCCGTCGTGGATGTCGATGGCAGTAGACCGCATGCGCGTCGAGCTCAAGGAGTTCCTTCGGTCGCGCGAGCAGATGATCTTCATCTTCTTGTTCCCCATGATGCTGCTCGTGCTGTTCGGCTCCATCTTCGGGGAGCAGACCGTCGGAGACCCACCCCCCGGGCAGCCCGCGGTCACGTTCTCGCAGTACTTCTTGGCGGGCATGATCGCCACCGGGATCCTGAATACCGGCTTCCAGTCGCTTGCGATCACCATTTCGATCGATCGCGACGCTGACGTCCTCAAACGCATCTACTCGACACCGCTCCCAGCGACCGCCTACTTCGCTGGCAAACTCGCTCAAGTGGTGCTGGTGTCTCTTGTGCAGATCGCCATCCTTGTGGGGCTCGGCGTAGCGCTGTATGACGTGACCTTGCCCGCCGAGAGCGGGCCGTGGCTGACGTTCGCCTGGGTCTTCCTGCTCGGCACCGCCGCATCGGTCGTTCTCGGGATCGCGACGTCGTCACTTCTCCGCAACGCCAAGGCCGCGTCGGCCATCCTCACGCCCGTCGTGCTAGTGCTGCAGTTCACGTCGGGTGTCTTCTTTGTCTACACCCAGTTGTCGAGCGGGCTCCAACAGTTCGCCGCGCTCTTTCCGCTCAAGTGGCTGGCTCAAGGAATGCGCTCGGTATTCCTCCCTGACTACTTCGCCGAGCAGGAGGTTGCCGGCTCGTGGGAGCACCCCATGACGGCGGTGGTGCTGGCCGCATGGTTTGTCATCGGGCTGGTGGTGTCGGTTCGCACGTTCAGGTGGATGCGACCCGAGGACTCCTAG
- a CDS encoding ABC transporter ATP-binding protein: MTSPAITIRGLHKHYGPKRAVDGLDLDIPEGEVFALLGPNGAGKSTTIEILEGFRRRTSGDVSVLGIDPQHAGREWRSSIGLMLQSTSDRSFLTAREALTHASRLYPNPRDVDETLAAIGLTDKAEAKPQTLSGGQRRRLDVGLAVIGNPRLVFLDEPTTGFDPEARRSFWGLIQGLASDGTTVLLTTHYLDEAEYLADRIGIINNGRLIALDTPAKLRARASAAVVAWEEGGARKREETAAPTAVVQRLAEKFGGEIPGLTVTHPSLEDVYLSLIGEATADESALRDQEAAA, encoded by the coding sequence ATGACCTCTCCGGCCATCACGATTCGCGGCCTTCATAAGCACTACGGTCCCAAGCGCGCCGTAGACGGCCTTGACCTCGACATTCCTGAGGGCGAGGTGTTCGCGCTGCTCGGACCCAATGGCGCGGGCAAGTCGACCACCATCGAGATCCTCGAGGGATTCAGGCGTCGCACTTCCGGCGACGTGAGCGTGCTTGGCATTGACCCTCAGCACGCCGGACGTGAATGGCGATCCAGCATCGGCCTCATGCTCCAGTCGACCTCTGACCGCTCCTTCCTGACCGCTCGCGAGGCACTCACCCACGCCTCTCGCCTCTACCCGAACCCACGCGACGTCGACGAGACTCTCGCCGCCATCGGCCTGACCGACAAGGCGGAAGCCAAGCCACAGACTCTCTCCGGGGGTCAGCGGCGGCGCCTCGACGTAGGCCTGGCGGTGATCGGCAACCCACGCCTCGTCTTCCTCGACGAGCCGACCACTGGCTTCGATCCTGAGGCGCGGCGCAGCTTCTGGGGGCTCATCCAAGGGCTTGCAAGCGACGGCACCACTGTCCTCCTCACTACGCACTATCTTGACGAGGCCGAGTACCTCGCCGACCGCATTGGGATCATCAACAACGGACGCCTGATCGCCCTCGACACCCCCGCCAAACTGAGGGCCCGCGCGTCGGCTGCGGTGGTGGCGTGGGAGGAGGGCGGAGCGCGCAAGCGAGAGGAGACAGCCGCACCGACCGCGGTGGTCCAGCGGCTCGCCGAGAAGTTCGGCGGCGAGATCCCCGGCCTCACGGTCACCCATCCGTCGCTCGAGGACGTGTACCTCAGCCTCATCGGAGAAGCGACCGCAGACGAATCCGCACTACGTGACCAGGAGGCAGCGGCATGA